In the uncultured Fibrobacter sp. genome, CCATTTGCTCCAACGGTCTTGAACTCTCCATGACGCACCAGTGCCTCATCGAAGAATCCATCCTCGGTTGGGAAGAGCTGGAAGTCGAAGTCGTGCGCGATTCCAAGAACCAGATGATCGCCATCTGCTTCATCGAAAACATCGACCCGGTGGGCGTGCATACCGGCGACTCCTTCTGCGCAGCCCCGTTCCTCACCATCGACAAGAAGCTCGAAGAAGAACTGAAGGAAAAGGCCTTCAAGATTGTGGAATCCATCGGCGTGATTGGCGGTACCAACGTGCAGTTCGCTCACGACCCGAAGACCGGCCGCGTGGTGATTATCGAAATCAACCCGCGTACCAGCCGCTCTTCTGCCCTTGCTTCCAAGGCTACCGGCTTCCCGATCGCCCTCATTTCTGCAAAGCTCGCCGCAGGCCTTACCCTCGACCAGATTCCGTACTGGCGCGACGGAAGCCTCGAAAAGTACACCCCGAGCGGTGACTACGTGGTGCTCAAGTTCGCTCGCTGGGCATTCGAAAAGTTCCGCGGCGTCGATGACTGCCTCGGCACCCAGATGAAGGCCGTGGGCGAAGTCATGGCTATCGGCAAGACCTACAAGGAAACCCTCCAGAAGGCTATCCGCGGTCTCGAAAACGGCCGTGCGGGCCTCGGCTTTGCGAAGGACTTCAACAAGAAGAGCAAGGAAGAACTCCTCGAAATGCTCAAGACCCCGAGCTCCGAACGCCACTTCCAGATGTACGAAGCCATCCGTAAGGGCGCTACCGACGAAGAAATCTTCGCCGCCACCTACGAAAAGGCCTACTTCGTGCAGCAGATGCGCGAACTCGTGGAACTCGAAGAAGAAATGCTCAAGACTCCGGGCCGCCTGCCTTCCGATGAACTCCTCATCAAGGCCAAGAAGGACGGCTTCAGCGACAAGTACATCGCGAAGATTCTCGGCATCCGCGAAAAGGACGTGCGCAAGAAGCGCACCGAACTCGGCGTGGTCGAAGGCTGGTGCGCAGTGCCGGTGAGCGGCGTGAAGGACCAGTACTACTACTACAGCACCTACAACTGCAAGGACGAATCTACCGCTTCCACCAACCCGAAGAAGATCATGATTCTCGGCGGTGGCCCGAACAGAATCGGCCAGGGTATCGAATTCGACTACTGCTGCTGCCACGCTGCAATGGCCCTCCGCGAAATGGGTTACGAGACCATCATGGTGAACTGCAACCCCGAAACGGTTTCTACCGACTACGATACTTCCGATAAGCTGTACTTCGAACCGATCAGCCTCGAAGACGTTCTCCAGATTTACCACAAGGAAAAGCCGGCTGGAGTGATCGTGCAGTTCGGTGGACAGACTCCGCTGAACATTGCCCGCGCACTCTCCGACGAAGGTGTGAAGATTCTCGGTACGAGCATCGACTCCATCGATATTGCCGAAGACCGCGACCTGTTCCGCAAGATGATGGACCAGCTCGGCATCCCGATGCCGGAAAGCGGCATGGCCACGAACATCGACGAAGCCCTCGCTTGCGTCAAGCAGATCGGTGGCTACCCGGTGATGATCCGCCCGAGCTTCGTGCTTGGCGGCCGCGGCATGGAAGTCATCTACGACGAAAACATGCTCCGCGAATACGTGGCGAAGGCCGTGGGCGTGACCCCGGATCGTCCGCTCCTCATCGACCGCTTCCTCCACAACGCTTTGGAATGCGAAGCCGACGCCCTCTCTGACGGCGAACACGTTTACATCCCGTCCGTGATGGAACACGTCGAACTTGCCGGTGTCCACTCCGGTGACTCCGCTTGCATTATCCCGCCGGTGACCATCACGAAGGAAAACTTGGCAACCATCAAGGATTACACCAGGAAGATTGCTGAAGCCCTCCACGTTTGCGGCCTCATGAACATGCAGTATGCTATCGAAGACGGCAAGGTGTTCGTCCTGGAAGCGAACCCGCGTGCATCCCGCACGGTGCCTCTGGTCTCCAAGGTCTGTAACACGCAGATGGCCCGCCTCGCTACCCGCCTCATGCTCGGTGCGAAGCTCGAAGACCTGAAGCTCAAGGACAAGAAGTTCAACCACCATGGCGCCAAGGAAGCCGTGTTCCCGTTCGACAAGTTCCCGAAGGTGGACCCGGTTCTCGGCCCCGAAATGCGCTCCACCGGCGAAGTCCTCGGCCTCTCCGACGACTACGCCCTCGCTTACTACAAGAGCCAGGAAGCCGCAGGTTCCTTCCTCCCGAACGAAGGTGCCGTGCTCATCAGCCTTTCTGACAAGGTGAACCTCTCCGAACAGGCGATTGAAATCGGTAAGGAATTCCAGAAGCTCGGCTTCAAGATTTACGCTACCGAAGGCACCGCCAAGTTCTACGAGAAGGCCGGCGTCAAGTGCGAAGTGGTGAACAAGATCGCCGAAGGCCGCCCGAACGTTCTCGATATCATCCTGAACAAGCAGGTGAACCTCATCATCAACACGCCGTGGGCAAAGCGCGACGCCATCAAGGACGAAAGCGCCATCCGTAAGGCCGCCATCAAGTACAAGGTTCCCTACATCACGACCCTCGCCGGTGCTTATAACACAGTGAAGGGTATCGCGGCTGCACGCAACGGTCACGGTGCTGTGAAGAGCCTGCAGGAATATCACGCTTCTATTGAGGAAGTGTAGTTTGTAGGATGTCATCCCCGCGAAGGCGGGGATCTCCTGTCAAAAACATTCAAAGGACTGCATCGCTGCAGTCCTTTTTGTATATGGAGGGGAAAGCCTTCCCCTGGTTCGCACTTCGTTGCTCTCCACCCCTTCTAGCGGGTGCTCAGACGCCGCACCCGCAACGCCCGGGCTTACCCCGCCCACCCGCCCCTAAAAAGCAAAATACCGCACCCTTAACGGTTACGGTATTTCGCTAAAATTCAAATGAAAGGCTTTATCTAAATAGAAAGCAGTTGAAGAAAATCTTCTGGCAAAATTGCTTTGATTTTACTTTTCTCAAAATCCTTGATGTTGCTTGTGACGATATAGTCGGCGCCAACCATTGCGGCACATTCGTCTTGCAAGCAATCTTCAAAATCATGGAAGTCTTTTCTTGAAAGAGCCGAGGCGATTATGGAATGGCTGATTTTGGCTACGTTCAGCAACGAAATGATGTTGGTAAGGATTTCACGCCGTTCTTCATCGGAATAAAATTTCCTCAAGATGTAGAACATGTTCGGAAAAGAATGTGCGGCGACAAAACCTGAAACGGAATTTTCCGCACAGGCCTGAAGAATCTTTTCAGATGTAGTAAAACCTTCACGATGCTGGAAATAATCCAATAGCACGTTTGTATCTAGGAGGATTCTCATACGCCGTATTTTTCATCCCTAGCAGCTGCAAGTTCGGCTTTCATGTCGAAATTGGCAGGAATGCGACCGCGGAATTTTTTCAGATTGTTCAGGGCAGTTAAGCCTTGCGAAGAATCCTTTTTTGAAGCCTTGGCGTAATTTATGCGTGCAGCAACGAAAAAGATGAAATCATTCACCTCTTGTTTTGCCGTTTGCGGCAAGGTTTCGTATATGGACAATGCTTCAGACATAAAAACTCCGTTTATGGGGATTCCTACTCAAAATATATATTAATTGGGTTTGAACTGCCAACCCCCTTCCAAGTTGGAATAGCCATTTTTCTTTTACAATTTACCATGAAAAAGCTGTTCTCGTCACAAAAATGCCCTCTTTTGTAAATTTTCTGAGCATTCTGCCTATATTTAAGTTATTTTTAAATTGGACATATTAGAGAGTTTGGCTCTTGTTCTCCAATCGAAATCTGCAAATTTCAATTACACGAGGACAAGGCGAACGCTCACGCAGGTATGCCGTTTTGCGGTGTATCTCGGTTTGCTATACCGACTTCTTGGCCGGTCTTTGGTCGCATGGCCAAAGGGCAACAGCCCTTTTGGGGCGTGGGTCGCTCGCGTTTATCGTGTAAAGGCATTGCAGAGCCTCGATTGGGTAAACCGTAGCGAACCCGCGCCTTTCTTGTATCTATACAAAATCGGCTCGGTTCATTGAGGTTCAACAGGAGCGGACTCCATTGGTGTAAATGATGGAGGCTGTTATGGCTTGGATCAGAAATGCAAACACATTAGCATCTAGCAAGTGCCTCATTGTTGCGAACCTGCTGAAAGCTGGTGTGGCAATCTTTAGCATCGCTATTCTATTCGCATGCGGCGATGACGCTTCTGCTGAAAGCGTGGTCGATATTGCTGATGAAAAAATGTTAGTCGTATCCGATGTTTCGGAACTTCCCGATTGCTCTTCCGAAAACGAAGGGCAGGAAGCCCTTGTCAAAGGAGAATTGTCTCCACGTATATGCATTGATGGCGAGTGGTTTTTGACTTATGCGGATTCTATTGGAAATAGCGATTTTTCGTGCAAGGCTGAAAGATTGTCCGATGGTTCTGGACTGAAAATTATATGCAATGGAGATTCTATTGGTGTCGTATTGAATGGCTCTAATGGTGCTATGGGATTGCAAGGCGTTCAGGGTGAAAAAGGAGATAAAGGCGAAAAGGGGAATGTTGGCAAACAGGGCGTTCAAGGTGAAAAAGGTGACAAGGGAGATACTGGAGCGCAAGGCATCCAAGGCGAGAAGGGTGAAAAGGGTGATACCGGTGTGCAAGGTATTCAAGGTGAGAAAGGTGACAAGGGAGATACTGGAGCGCAAGGTATTCAAGGCGAGAAAGGCGACAAGGGCGATGCTGGAGCGCAAGGCATCCAAGGCGAGAAGGGTGAAAAGGGTGATACCGGTGTGCAAGGTATTCAAGGTGAGAAAGGTGACAAGGGAGATACTGGAGCGCAAGGTATTCAAGGCGAGAAAGGCGACAAGGGCGATGCTGGAGCGCAAGGCATCCAAGGCGAGAAGGGTGAAAAGGGTGATACTGGTGCGCAGGGTGTTCAAGGCGAGAAAGGCGACAAGGGCGATGCTGGAGCGCAGGGTATTCAAGGCGAGAAAGGTGACAAGGGCGATACTGGAGAAGGTTGTGTTATTGAACGCAAATGGAATTGGATTGCGATTACCTGTGGCGAGAAAAAAGCCGTTATCGATGTCAATGAAATGATTGTCAACTACAATTTGGGAACTTGTTCTTCTGACAAT is a window encoding:
- a CDS encoding PIN domain-containing protein, with amino-acid sequence MRILLDTNVLLDYFQHREGFTTSEKILQACAENSVSGFVAAHSFPNMFYILRKFYSDEERREILTNIISLLNVAKISHSIIASALSRKDFHDFEDCLQDECAAMVGADYIVTSNIKDFEKSKIKAILPEDFLQLLSI
- the carB gene encoding carbamoyl-phosphate synthase large subunit codes for the protein MKIEGIDKVLIIGSGPIVIGQACEFDYSGTQACKALREQGYKIVLVNSNPATIMTDPVMADATYIEPLNVARLTQIIEKERPQALLPNLGGQTGLNLASALSKAGVLDKYGVKVIGVNLDAIERGEDREIFKETMQKLGIDTPRSGICHSVEEAEKIVAEIGYPVVVRPAYTMGGAGGGFCYNVEELRTICSNGLELSMTHQCLIEESILGWEELEVEVVRDSKNQMIAICFIENIDPVGVHTGDSFCAAPFLTIDKKLEEELKEKAFKIVESIGVIGGTNVQFAHDPKTGRVVIIEINPRTSRSSALASKATGFPIALISAKLAAGLTLDQIPYWRDGSLEKYTPSGDYVVLKFARWAFEKFRGVDDCLGTQMKAVGEVMAIGKTYKETLQKAIRGLENGRAGLGFAKDFNKKSKEELLEMLKTPSSERHFQMYEAIRKGATDEEIFAATYEKAYFVQQMRELVELEEEMLKTPGRLPSDELLIKAKKDGFSDKYIAKILGIREKDVRKKRTELGVVEGWCAVPVSGVKDQYYYYSTYNCKDESTASTNPKKIMILGGGPNRIGQGIEFDYCCCHAAMALREMGYETIMVNCNPETVSTDYDTSDKLYFEPISLEDVLQIYHKEKPAGVIVQFGGQTPLNIARALSDEGVKILGTSIDSIDIAEDRDLFRKMMDQLGIPMPESGMATNIDEALACVKQIGGYPVMIRPSFVLGGRGMEVIYDENMLREYVAKAVGVTPDRPLLIDRFLHNALECEADALSDGEHVYIPSVMEHVELAGVHSGDSACIIPPVTITKENLATIKDYTRKIAEALHVCGLMNMQYAIEDGKVFVLEANPRASRTVPLVSKVCNTQMARLATRLMLGAKLEDLKLKDKKFNHHGAKEAVFPFDKFPKVDPVLGPEMRSTGEVLGLSDDYALAYYKSQEAAGSFLPNEGAVLISLSDKVNLSEQAIEIGKEFQKLGFKIYATEGTAKFYEKAGVKCEVVNKIAEGRPNVLDIILNKQVNLIINTPWAKRDAIKDESAIRKAAIKYKVPYITTLAGAYNTVKGIAAARNGHGAVKSLQEYHASIEEV